In a genomic window of Gigantopelta aegis isolate Gae_Host chromosome 9, Gae_host_genome, whole genome shotgun sequence:
- the LOC121380536 gene encoding pyridoxal phosphate phosphatase PHOSPHO2-like isoform X1, with protein sequence MNTNETIKTIVCAQKLGMLCKMTNKILVALDFDHTIIDENSDLFVLNLVPNKELPQDIKDKYRHDGWVEYMGEIFQFLHRHGITAKSVEDCMHQIPLTTGMMDLLQYVGDSEKYEVIIISDSNSVFIDFILTNFNLKQKITKVFTNPAEFSNSGCLMVNRYHTQDWCDLSTVNLCKGHILQQYIQERKDQGINFSKVMYIGDGSNDLCPGLTLRSQDYLCPRLGFSLLKKISKLQKGEEKSLSPQVLPWDTALDILSLLKNIDAK encoded by the exons ATGAATACTAATGAAACGATTAAAACAATCGTTTGTGCGCAAAAACTGGGAATGTT ATGCAAAATGACCAATAAGATACTGGTTGCGCTTGACTTTGATCATACAATAATTGATGAAAACAGTGACCTTTTTGTTCTGAACTTGGTACCAAACAAAGAACTGCCCCAAGACATCAAAGACAAATACAGACATGATGGATGGGTGGAATACATGGGAGAAATATTTCAGTTCCTGCACAGACACGGAATCACAGCTAAAAGCGTAGAAGACTGCATGCACCAGATTCCACTTACCACAGGCATGATGGACCTCCTTCAATACGTAGGAGACAGTGAAAAATACGAAGTCATTATCATATCCGATTCCAACTCCGTGTTCATTGACTTCATACTGACGAACTTCAACTTGAAACAGAAAATCACAAAGGTGTTCACAAACCCAGCAGAGTTCTCCAATTCGGGATGCCTAATGGTGAATCGGTATCACACTCAAGACTGGTGTGATCTGAGCACAGTCAACCTTTGTAAAGGTCATATTCTTCAACAGTATATCCAGGAACGAAAAGATCAAGGGATTAACTTCTCGAAGGTGATGTACATCGGTGATGGTTCCAATGATCTTTGTCCAGGGCTGACTCTAAGATCACAAGATTATCTCTGCCCACGTTTGGGATTTTCTTTGTTGAAGAAAATAAGCAAGTTGCAGAAAGGTGAAGAAAAATCACTGTCACCTCAAGTGTTGCCTTGGGACACTGCATTAGATATTTTGAGTCTTCTGAAGAATATTGATGCAAAATGA
- the LOC121380536 gene encoding pyridoxal phosphate phosphatase PHOSPHO2-like isoform X2 produces MTNKILVALDFDHTIIDENSDLFVLNLVPNKELPQDIKDKYRHDGWVEYMGEIFQFLHRHGITAKSVEDCMHQIPLTTGMMDLLQYVGDSEKYEVIIISDSNSVFIDFILTNFNLKQKITKVFTNPAEFSNSGCLMVNRYHTQDWCDLSTVNLCKGHILQQYIQERKDQGINFSKVMYIGDGSNDLCPGLTLRSQDYLCPRLGFSLLKKISKLQKGEEKSLSPQVLPWDTALDILSLLKNIDAK; encoded by the coding sequence ATGACCAATAAGATACTGGTTGCGCTTGACTTTGATCATACAATAATTGATGAAAACAGTGACCTTTTTGTTCTGAACTTGGTACCAAACAAAGAACTGCCCCAAGACATCAAAGACAAATACAGACATGATGGATGGGTGGAATACATGGGAGAAATATTTCAGTTCCTGCACAGACACGGAATCACAGCTAAAAGCGTAGAAGACTGCATGCACCAGATTCCACTTACCACAGGCATGATGGACCTCCTTCAATACGTAGGAGACAGTGAAAAATACGAAGTCATTATCATATCCGATTCCAACTCCGTGTTCATTGACTTCATACTGACGAACTTCAACTTGAAACAGAAAATCACAAAGGTGTTCACAAACCCAGCAGAGTTCTCCAATTCGGGATGCCTAATGGTGAATCGGTATCACACTCAAGACTGGTGTGATCTGAGCACAGTCAACCTTTGTAAAGGTCATATTCTTCAACAGTATATCCAGGAACGAAAAGATCAAGGGATTAACTTCTCGAAGGTGATGTACATCGGTGATGGTTCCAATGATCTTTGTCCAGGGCTGACTCTAAGATCACAAGATTATCTCTGCCCACGTTTGGGATTTTCTTTGTTGAAGAAAATAAGCAAGTTGCAGAAAGGTGAAGAAAAATCACTGTCACCTCAAGTGTTGCCTTGGGACACTGCATTAGATATTTTGAGTCTTCTGAAGAATATTGATGCAAAATGA